One genomic window of Diospyros lotus cultivar Yz01 chromosome 8, ASM1463336v1, whole genome shotgun sequence includes the following:
- the LOC127807326 gene encoding uncharacterized protein LOC127807326 — protein MMMMAAFSDLRSHQLCFCFPKQTKNPSANPIFLIPIFKASPTSSRNPSPLPRAVKLARQKAHRKKPQLLLDYRRRCRQQQYSYSWKEDGELRREVSPNGHSKLVMLGAVCVGVAVFVMGLDEQRAMALGLGGPEGPLVEEFWDNMRRYALYILTVSTGVAYTIFQPILELLKNPISAILILTIFGGSIYIVSQVLSAMVGVSEFNYEYGY, from the coding sequence atgatgatgatggcggCCTTTAGTGATTTGAGATCTCATCAGCTGTGCTTCTGCTTCCCAAAGCAAACCAAAAATCCCTCTGCAAATCCCATATTTCTCATCCCTATATTCAAAGCCTCCCCTACCAGCTCCAGAAATCCATCCCCACTGCCTCGAGCCGTGAAACTTGCTAGACAAAAAGCCCACAGAAAGAAGCCCCAACTCCTGCTAGATTATCGTCGTCGTTGTCGGCAGCAGCAATATAGTTATTCTTGGAAGGAAGACGGAGAACTGCGTCGGGAAGTTTCCCCAAATGGGCATTCCAAGCTTGTGATGCTGGGAGCAGTTTGTGTTGGAGTGGCGGTGTTTGTAATGGGTTTGGATGAGCAGAGGGCGATGGCTCTGGGACTGGGTGGTCCAGAAGGGCCACTGGTGGAAGAGTTCTGGGATAACATGAGAAGATACGCGCTTTACATTCTGACCGTCAGTACCGGCGTGGCTTACACCATTTTCCAGCCTATATTGGAGTTGTTGAAGAACCCCATCTCTGCAATTCTCATTTTAACCATCTTTGGGGGCAGCATCTATATTGTGTCCCAAGTGCTTTCAGCCATGGTTGGTGTCTCCGAGTTCAACTACGAATATGGCTACTAG
- the LOC127808672 gene encoding uncharacterized protein LOC127808672: MQSETSFMAATPPVFDGENYQMWAVRMEANDLWETVEEDYEVPPLPENPTMAQIRNHKEKKQKKSKRKACLFTAVSSTIFTRIMTLKSAKAIWDFLKKEYEGNEKIKGMQMLNLIREFEMQRMKDSETVKEYFDKLLCIANKVRILGGEFLDSRIVQKILVTLP; encoded by the coding sequence ATGCAATCTGAGACATCCTTTATGGCTGCAACACCTCCTGTGTTCGACGGAGAAAACTATCAAATGTGGGCAGTGAGGATGGAAGCCAATGATCTTTGGGAAACAGTGGAAGAGGACTATGAAGTTCCACCTTTACCAGAGAATCCAACTATGGCACAGATCAGAAATCACAaagagaagaagcagaagaaatcCAAGAGAAAAGCCTGCCTTTTTACAGCAGTTTCATCAACTATCTTTACTAGGATTATGACTCTCAAGTCAGCAAAGGCAATTTGGGATTTTCTCAAGAAAGAGTACGAGGGAAATGAGAAGATCAAAGGGATGCAAATGCTGAACCTAATTAGAGAGTTTGAGATGCAAAGAATGAAAGACTCAGAAACTGTGAAAGAGTATTTTGATAAGCTTCTTTGCATAGCAAATAAGGTAAGGATACTTGGTGGTGAGTTTCTTGACTCTAGAATAGTTCAAAAGATTCTGGTTACTCTTCCATAA
- the LOC127808811 gene encoding putative protein FAR1-RELATED SEQUENCE 10 isoform X2, translating to MMVSIPPKNIWMRRQQCPCGDWKCFVTYEGDTQEEETNVASHLLKNDDASHGAMVAPYVGMVFKSDEDAFEYYSNFARKNGFSIRKERSRLSPQLGIYKRDFVCYRSGFAPARKKQTGEHHRDRKSVRCGCDAKMYLSKEVVDGISQWFVVQFSNVHNHELLEDDQVRLLPAYRKIQETDQERILLLSKAGFPIHRIVKVLELEKGIQGGQLPFLERDVRNFVQNRKKVVQETDALVTEKRENDTMELLEACRATKEGDPCFIYDVTLDENDKVENIAWTYGDSVRAYTKFGDVVYFDTAYHSITYGMVFGACLGIDNHGKTIFFGCALLQDETPRSFSWALQCPQSILTDLDPGLSDAIRSELPNTRHVISIWNILPKLSCWFSLELGPRYSEFRTDFDALYQLDNNEDFEFQWNQMIAQYGLGSDKHISLLYSLRTSWALPYTKGCFLARMATIAYSKSIDAFLRGIFTVQTCLRSFFEQVGISSILKIQVQEEMQNMHIKICLPIEEHARSILTPFAFNALQHELVLAMQYVASEMANGSYITRHFKKMDVDRLVIWIPEDEQIHCSCKEFESAGILCRHALRVLVMKNYFQLPEKYFLCRWQHESSLLPHDDEIANYEWFHSLTATLFTESSLTKERSGYVHRELKKELTRLINEVRNMPACEGHAVDLTLSPTN from the exons ATGATGGTTTCCATACCCCCGAAGAATATATGGATGCGCAGGCAACAATGCCCCTGTGGGGATTGGAAATGTTTTGTGACATATGAGGGAGATACTCAAGAAGAAGAGACAAACGTAGCATCCCATTTGCTCAAGAATGACGATGCATCCCATGGTGCAATGGTTGCTCCTTATGTAGGGATGGTGTTTAAGAGTGATGAGGATGCGTTTGAGTACTACAGCAATTTTGCTAGAAAGAATGGATTTTCAATTAGGAAAGAGCGCTCCAGATTAAGCCCACAGTTGGGTATTTATAAAAGAGATTTTGTTTGTTATCGTTCTGGCTTTGCTCCAGCAAGAAAAAAGCAGACTGGGGAGCACCACAGGGATCGAAAATCCGTTAGGTGTGGATGTGATGCAAAAATGTACTTGTCCAAGGAGGTTGTTGATGGGATCTCCCAGTGGTTTGTTGTTCAATTTAGTAATGTACATAACCATGAACTGTTAGAAGATGATCAGGTTCGCCTCCTTCCGGCATATCGCAAGATCCAGGAGACCGATCAAGAGCGAATCCTTTTGCTTTCCAAAGCTGGCTTTCCTATACATCGTATAGTTAAGGTGCTTGAATTGGAAAAAGGGATCCAAGGAGGACAATTGCCATTTCTGGAGAGGGATGTCAGAAATTTTGTTCAAAATCGTAAGAAAGTGGTTCAAGAGACTGATGCTTTAGTGActgagaaaagagaaaatgacaCAATGGAGCTTCTTGAAGCATGCCGGGCCACAAAAGAGGGGGATCCATGCTTCATTTATGATGTTACTTTGGATGAGAATGATAAAGTAGAGAACATTGCTTGGACATATGGGGACTCTGTTCGTGCATACACCAAGTTTGGTGATGTAGTTTATTTTGACACTGCATACCATTCAATAACCTATGGAATGGTTTTTGGAGCATGTCTTGGCATCGATAACCATGGTAAAACTATTTTCTTCGGTTGTGCACTACTGCAGGATGAAACACCTCGTTCTTTTTCATGGGCTTTACAG TGTCCACAGTCAATTTTAACTGATCTGGACCCTGGGCTTTCAGATGCTATAAGAAGTGAACTACCAAATACTAGGCATGTTATCTCTATTTGGAACATTCTGCCCAAACTATCCTGCTGGTTCTCTCTTGAACTTGGACCTAGATATTCAGAATTTAGAACCGATTTTGATGCACTATATCAACTGGACAATAATGAGGATTTTGAGTTTCAATGGAATCAGATGATTGCTCAGTATGGACTTGGTTCAGACAAACACATTTCATTGCTTTATTCCCTTCGTACATCCTGGGCATTACCCTACACAAAAGGATGCTTTCTTGCTAGAATGGCTACAATTGCATATTCGAAGTCTATAGATGCATTCTTGAGAGGCATCTTCACTGTGCAAACATGTCTGCGTAGTTTTTTTGAGCAG GTGGGGATTTCTTCCATTCTTAAAATTCAGGTACAGGAAGAGATGCAGAACATGCATATCAAGATATGCTTACCCATTGAAGAGCATGCCCGGAGTATTCTTACCCCTTTTGCTTTTAATGCATTACAGCATGAATTGGTCCTGGCCATGCAATATGTTGCATCTGAAATGGCTAATGGGTCCTATATTACACGCCATTTCAAAAAGATGGATGTTGATCGTCTTGTTATATGGATACCAGAAGATGAACAAATTCACTGTTCGTGCAAGGAATTTGAATCAGCAGGAATCTTGTGCAGGCATGCTCTTCGTGTCCTCGTCATGAAAAATTACTTTCAACTTCCTGAGAAGTATTTTCTGTGTCGGTGGCAGCATGAGAGCTCACTTCTTCCTCATGATGATGAGATTGCCAATTATGAATGGTTTCATTCTCTTACTGCAACTCTCTTTACAGAATCATCACTTACAAAGGAGCGCTCTGGTTATGTCCATAGAGAATTGAAAAAAGAACTTACAAGGCTCATTAATGAGGTGAGAAATATGCCCGCCTGCGAAGGGCATGCTGTGGATTTGACCCTTTCACCGACTAACTAA
- the LOC127808811 gene encoding putative protein FAR1-RELATED SEQUENCE 10 isoform X1 has protein sequence MMVSIPPKNIWMRRQQCPCGDWKCFVTYEGDTQEEETNVASHLLKNDDASHGAMVAPYVGMVFKSDEDAFEYYSNFARKNGFSIRKERSRLSPQLGIYKRDFVCYRSGFAPARKKQTGEHHRDRKSVRCGCDAKMYLSKEVVDGISQWFVVQFSNVHNHELLEDDQVRLLPAYRKIQETDQERILLLSKAGFPIHRIVKVLELEKGIQGGQLPFLERDVRNFVQNRKKVVQETDALVTEKRENDTMELLEACRATKEGDPCFIYDVTLDENDKVENIAWTYGDSVRAYTKFGDVVYFDTAYHSITYGMVFGACLGIDNHGKTIFFGCALLQDETPRSFSWALQTFLRFMKGKCPQSILTDLDPGLSDAIRSELPNTRHVISIWNILPKLSCWFSLELGPRYSEFRTDFDALYQLDNNEDFEFQWNQMIAQYGLGSDKHISLLYSLRTSWALPYTKGCFLARMATIAYSKSIDAFLRGIFTVQTCLRSFFEQVGISSILKIQVQEEMQNMHIKICLPIEEHARSILTPFAFNALQHELVLAMQYVASEMANGSYITRHFKKMDVDRLVIWIPEDEQIHCSCKEFESAGILCRHALRVLVMKNYFQLPEKYFLCRWQHESSLLPHDDEIANYEWFHSLTATLFTESSLTKERSGYVHRELKKELTRLINEVRNMPACEGHAVDLTLSPTN, from the exons ATGATGGTTTCCATACCCCCGAAGAATATATGGATGCGCAGGCAACAATGCCCCTGTGGGGATTGGAAATGTTTTGTGACATATGAGGGAGATACTCAAGAAGAAGAGACAAACGTAGCATCCCATTTGCTCAAGAATGACGATGCATCCCATGGTGCAATGGTTGCTCCTTATGTAGGGATGGTGTTTAAGAGTGATGAGGATGCGTTTGAGTACTACAGCAATTTTGCTAGAAAGAATGGATTTTCAATTAGGAAAGAGCGCTCCAGATTAAGCCCACAGTTGGGTATTTATAAAAGAGATTTTGTTTGTTATCGTTCTGGCTTTGCTCCAGCAAGAAAAAAGCAGACTGGGGAGCACCACAGGGATCGAAAATCCGTTAGGTGTGGATGTGATGCAAAAATGTACTTGTCCAAGGAGGTTGTTGATGGGATCTCCCAGTGGTTTGTTGTTCAATTTAGTAATGTACATAACCATGAACTGTTAGAAGATGATCAGGTTCGCCTCCTTCCGGCATATCGCAAGATCCAGGAGACCGATCAAGAGCGAATCCTTTTGCTTTCCAAAGCTGGCTTTCCTATACATCGTATAGTTAAGGTGCTTGAATTGGAAAAAGGGATCCAAGGAGGACAATTGCCATTTCTGGAGAGGGATGTCAGAAATTTTGTTCAAAATCGTAAGAAAGTGGTTCAAGAGACTGATGCTTTAGTGActgagaaaagagaaaatgacaCAATGGAGCTTCTTGAAGCATGCCGGGCCACAAAAGAGGGGGATCCATGCTTCATTTATGATGTTACTTTGGATGAGAATGATAAAGTAGAGAACATTGCTTGGACATATGGGGACTCTGTTCGTGCATACACCAAGTTTGGTGATGTAGTTTATTTTGACACTGCATACCATTCAATAACCTATGGAATGGTTTTTGGAGCATGTCTTGGCATCGATAACCATGGTAAAACTATTTTCTTCGGTTGTGCACTACTGCAGGATGAAACACCTCGTTCTTTTTCATGGGCTTTACAG ACCTTTTTACGTTTTATGAAAGGAAAGTGTCCACAGTCAATTTTAACTGATCTGGACCCTGGGCTTTCAGATGCTATAAGAAGTGAACTACCAAATACTAGGCATGTTATCTCTATTTGGAACATTCTGCCCAAACTATCCTGCTGGTTCTCTCTTGAACTTGGACCTAGATATTCAGAATTTAGAACCGATTTTGATGCACTATATCAACTGGACAATAATGAGGATTTTGAGTTTCAATGGAATCAGATGATTGCTCAGTATGGACTTGGTTCAGACAAACACATTTCATTGCTTTATTCCCTTCGTACATCCTGGGCATTACCCTACACAAAAGGATGCTTTCTTGCTAGAATGGCTACAATTGCATATTCGAAGTCTATAGATGCATTCTTGAGAGGCATCTTCACTGTGCAAACATGTCTGCGTAGTTTTTTTGAGCAG GTGGGGATTTCTTCCATTCTTAAAATTCAGGTACAGGAAGAGATGCAGAACATGCATATCAAGATATGCTTACCCATTGAAGAGCATGCCCGGAGTATTCTTACCCCTTTTGCTTTTAATGCATTACAGCATGAATTGGTCCTGGCCATGCAATATGTTGCATCTGAAATGGCTAATGGGTCCTATATTACACGCCATTTCAAAAAGATGGATGTTGATCGTCTTGTTATATGGATACCAGAAGATGAACAAATTCACTGTTCGTGCAAGGAATTTGAATCAGCAGGAATCTTGTGCAGGCATGCTCTTCGTGTCCTCGTCATGAAAAATTACTTTCAACTTCCTGAGAAGTATTTTCTGTGTCGGTGGCAGCATGAGAGCTCACTTCTTCCTCATGATGATGAGATTGCCAATTATGAATGGTTTCATTCTCTTACTGCAACTCTCTTTACAGAATCATCACTTACAAAGGAGCGCTCTGGTTATGTCCATAGAGAATTGAAAAAAGAACTTACAAGGCTCATTAATGAGGTGAGAAATATGCCCGCCTGCGAAGGGCATGCTGTGGATTTGACCCTTTCACCGACTAACTAA
- the LOC127808170 gene encoding microtubule-associated protein 70-5, producing MEVLGGDDLLPLPHPDPLVLELNRLQNQLKEKERELGVAQSEIKALKNQLKPTRLRLEELTSESSKLDEKLRLTESLLEQKNLEIKKLTNEKKEALAAQYAAEATLRRVHANQKDDDALPIGSVIAPLEADLKMYKSEIAGLQEDKKALERLTKSKEAALIEAEKILRSALERALIVEEVQNHNFELKRQIEICLEENKILEKTNRQKILEVEKLIQTIKELEEVILAGGAAANAVRDYKRQISELHEEKRMLERELARIKVSANRVATVVANEWKDENDKVMPVKQWLEERKLLQAEIQRIRDRLVIAERTAKAEAQLKDKLKLRLKTVEEGLKNVSSFGTSSNAFCVSPKPEKSNNIFGFLSSNTGLRKRSASQPRSSTISESSPLQQPNVENGTSDATRELKQVNGSKKKHGSGENLLRKSLWASRSKVVDGAGKENKEMNENTLADASNLKDNETAVSGEVETKSEGNGDSHNKGSNCNDLVSGFLYDRLQKDVITLRKFCEVKDNTLTAKDEEIKTLTKKVETLTKSIEVETKKIKREAALKEKESMSAKVDDNKNIRNMNSSKRVTRAY from the exons ATGGAGGTACTTGGTGGAGACgaccttcttcctcttcctcaccCAGACCCTCTGGTCTTAGAGCTCAATCGGTTGCAGAACCAACTgaaag AGAAGGAGAGGGAGTTGGGAGTTGCTCAAAGTGAAATCAAAGCATTGAAAAATCAACTGAAGCCCACAAGGCTAAGGCTAGAAGAG CTCACAAGTGAATCTAGTAAATTGGATGAAAAGCTGAGGTTGACTGAAAGTCTTCTTGAACAAAAG AATCttgaaatcaagaaattaaCAAACGAGAAAAAAGAAGCATTGGCTGCACAATATGCTGCAGAAGCAACTCTTAGAAGGgtgcatgcaaatcaaaaggacgATGATGCCCTTCCTATTGGATCTGTCATTGCTCCACTTGAAGCTGACCTAAAGATGTATAAAAGTGAG ATCGCAGGACTACAAGAAGATAAAAAGGCCTTGGAGCGGCTCACCAAATCCAAAGAAGCTGCTCTGATCGAAGCGGAGAAGATTTTGAGAAGTGCTCTAGAGAGAGCTTTAATAGTGGAAGAGGTTCAAAACCATAATTTCGAGCTGAAGAGGCAGATTGAAATTTGTCTG GAGGAAAACAAAATCCTTGAGAAAACCAATCGACAAAAGATTTTAGAAGTTGAAAAGCTTATCCAAACAATTAAAGAACTTGAGGAGGTTATTCTAGCTGGCGGTGCAGCTGCCAATGCTGTACGTGACTACAAGCGACAGATTTCTGAACTACAC GAGGAGAAGAGGATGCTGGAAAGGGAGCTGGCAAGGATTAAGGTTTCAGCAAACCGAGTTGCAACTGTGGTGGCTAATGAGTGGAAGGATGAGAATGACAAAGTTATGCCTGTCAAGCAATGGCTGGAAGAGAGAAAGTTGTTGCAG GCAGAGATTCAACGAATAAGAGACAGATTAGTAATAGCAGAGAGGACAGCCAAAGCTGAAGCACAACTCAAG GACAAACTAAAACTGAGGCTGAAAACAGTGGAAGAAGGTTTAAAGAATGTGTCAAGTTTCGGCACCAGTTCTAATGCATTTTGTGTGTCTCCAAAACCTGAAAAATCCAATAATATCTTTGGGTTCTTATCAAGCAACACTGGTCTAAGGAAGAGATCTGCATCACAGCCAAGATCTTCCACCATCAGCGAAAGCTCTCCTCTGCAGCAGCCAAATGTAGAAAATGGAACATCAGATGCTACTAGAGAACTGAAACAAGTGAACGGCTCCAAAAAGAAACATGGCTCCGGGGAAAATTTGCTGAGAAAAAGTTTATGGGCATCTAGAAGTAAGGTTGTTGACGGTGCTGGGAAAGAGAACAAGGAGATGAATGAGAACACCTTAGCGGATGCTAGTAATTTGAAGGACAATGAGACCGCAGTTTCAGGGGAAGTTGAAACAAAAAGTGAGGGCAATGGAGATTCGCATAACAAAGGGAGTAATTGTAATGATCTGGTGTCGGGATTTTTGTACGACAGACTTCAGAAAGATGTCATCACTTTGAGGAAGTTTTGTGAGGTAAAAGACAATACTCTGACTGCTAAAGATGAAGAAATCAAG ACACTCACGAAGAAGGTAGAAACTTTGACAAAGTCAATTGAAGTAGAGactaagaaaataaagagagaagCAGCATTAAAGGAGAAGGAATCAATGTCAGCTAAGGTGGATGACAACAAAAATATCAGAAATATGAACTCTTCAAAAAG GGTTACAAGAGCATACTGA